Proteins found in one Halobaculum sp. MBLA0147 genomic segment:
- a CDS encoding HVO_0416 family zinc finger protein, whose translation MATAPSTDDDLFDEFLSTTGHDTGPTEWEESYNKKQCPDCGGVHDTAAAECSVCGWRPAGR comes from the coding sequence ATGGCGACGGCACCGAGCACGGACGACGACCTGTTCGACGAGTTCCTCTCGACCACCGGCCACGACACCGGTCCGACAGAGTGGGAGGAGTCGTACAACAAGAAACAGTGTCCAGACTGCGGCGGCGTCCACGACACGGCCGCGGCAGAGTGCTCGGTATGCGGTTGGCGACCGGCGGGACGGTAA
- a CDS encoding class I SAM-dependent methyltransferase produces MTDPFGRALADHAREERTAPLYQVDGETEREHPIQDFYFDPRTADAESTRFRERWLDGPLLDVGAGVGRDTLYFQAQFETVALEVSEHLVETMRERGVERARLGDMFALSEAFPADRFASLHVYGTQACLARSLAGLTELFVDFARVTTPDATAIVDGYDPTVPAASELLGYRAETPPGLASRTFHFRYEGERSETLLFRLYSPERLREALAPTPWSVETIHRRGDETDPHYLTVLSKETPTTE; encoded by the coding sequence GTGACAGATCCGTTCGGACGAGCGCTGGCGGACCACGCCCGCGAGGAGCGCACCGCGCCGCTGTACCAGGTGGACGGCGAGACGGAACGGGAACACCCGATCCAGGACTTCTACTTCGACCCGCGGACGGCGGACGCGGAGTCGACGCGGTTCCGCGAGCGGTGGCTCGACGGGCCACTGTTGGACGTGGGTGCCGGCGTCGGGCGGGACACGTTGTACTTCCAAGCGCAGTTCGAGACGGTCGCGCTGGAGGTGTCCGAACACCTCGTCGAGACGATGCGCGAGCGCGGTGTCGAGCGGGCCCGCTTGGGTGACATGTTCGCGCTCTCGGAGGCGTTCCCGGCGGACCGGTTCGCGTCGCTGCACGTCTACGGGACGCAGGCGTGTCTCGCGCGCTCGCTCGCCGGGCTGACGGAGCTGTTCGTCGACTTCGCGCGGGTGACGACGCCCGACGCGACTGCGATCGTCGACGGCTACGACCCGACGGTCCCGGCGGCGAGCGAGCTGCTGGGCTACCGCGCGGAGACGCCGCCGGGGCTCGCCTCGCGGACGTTCCACTTCCGGTACGAGGGTGAGCGGAGCGAGACGCTCCTGTTCCGGCTGTACTCGCCGGAGCGGCTCCGAGAGGCGCTGGCACCGACCCCGTGGTCCGTCGAGACGATCCACCGCCGTGGCGACGAGACCGACCCGCACTACCTCACGGTGCTGTCGAAGGAGACTCCGACGACAGAGTGA
- a CDS encoding PhoU domain-containing protein, giving the protein MVETRKVQVTGGSTYTVSIPKGWATDNGVSAGTEVEFYPEGDSLFLTPVSEEERTEGTLDVADLTGEELTRAVMTMYVSGFDIIALESSRITNDQRRTIRDAVQGLVGLEVLEETRDRVVIRDLLDSSELSIHNAVTRMRLIALSMLEDAVAALAEADTDMARDVIQRDDDVDRLYMVVSRIFRSTLRTPKAADELGLDRESCFDYHASARQLERTADHATKIAHLTLEMADDDGEVVPGDLLDAVDELRVDAAGVVDDAMDALFEEEPSEATRIANEARGRVREIDQRAREIDELLGELDPARAQLLGLVVDSVSRAADYGGNIAETALQKAAPTP; this is encoded by the coding sequence ATGGTCGAGACCCGGAAGGTCCAGGTCACGGGTGGTTCCACGTACACCGTGTCGATCCCCAAAGGCTGGGCGACGGACAACGGTGTCAGCGCCGGCACCGAGGTCGAGTTCTACCCCGAGGGGGACTCGCTGTTCCTCACGCCCGTCTCCGAGGAGGAGCGGACGGAGGGGACGCTGGACGTGGCGGATCTGACCGGCGAGGAACTCACGCGTGCGGTGATGACGATGTACGTCTCCGGGTTCGACATCATCGCCCTGGAGTCGTCGCGGATCACGAACGACCAGCGGCGCACGATCCGCGACGCCGTCCAGGGGCTCGTCGGGTTGGAGGTGTTAGAAGAGACGCGCGACCGTGTCGTCATCCGGGACCTGTTGGACTCCTCGGAGCTGTCGATCCACAACGCCGTCACCCGGATGCGACTGATCGCGCTGTCGATGTTGGAGGACGCCGTCGCCGCGCTCGCGGAGGCGGACACGGACATGGCGCGGGACGTGATCCAGCGTGACGACGACGTAGACCGCCTGTACATGGTCGTCTCGCGGATCTTCCGGTCGACGCTCCGGACACCGAAGGCCGCCGACGAACTCGGCTTGGACCGGGAGTCGTGTTTCGACTACCACGCCAGCGCCCGCCAACTGGAGCGGACGGCCGACCACGCGACGAAGATCGCCCACCTCACCCTCGAGATGGCCGACGACGACGGGGAGGTGGTGCCCGGCGACCTCCTCGACGCGGTCGACGAGTTGCGTGTCGACGCCGCCGGTGTCGTCGACGACGCGATGGACGCGCTGTTCGAGGAGGAGCCCAGCGAGGCGACTCGGATCGCCAACGAGGCACGCGGTCGCGTCCGGGAGATCGACCAGCGCGCCCGCGAGATCGACGAACTACTCGGCGAGTTGGACCCCGCACGGGCGCAACTGCTCGGGCTCGTCGTCGACTCCGTGTCGCGTGCGGCCGACTACGGCGGCAACATCGCCGAGACCGCACTCCAGAAGGCCGCGCCGACGCCCTGA
- a CDS encoding PstS family phosphate ABC transporter substrate-binding protein produces MTQDASDSVSRRRFVQAASAAGVAGVAGCAGGSGSGSSGSSDTSKLTADGSSTVYPITNGAASLWNGNPPASDEEYWGPGQYDIDTDQNLADYFAGLYGFEATEERSTPPFSVSVALSHSGTGVKAVEEGRVDIGDSSAPVADELPEASDSKLDKFVDHVVGVDGQPIVVSSEIKEAGVTKLTGDQLKAIYKKEITNWSEVGGPDKEIQAIGRAEGSGTDTAFRSNLYGDPDAPIQPDVRKGQNQQVKTLVSNTDNAIAYIALAFVEEGGAVPPIALELEGTTYEYGKNLGAKGYPLSRDLHCYTWEDTSKKEAAFINMILTEFGQENFVASNNYFKLPESRRKAQREKLPDQS; encoded by the coding sequence ATGACGCAAGACGCGTCCGACTCGGTGTCACGGAGACGGTTCGTCCAGGCAGCGTCCGCAGCCGGAGTGGCCGGCGTCGCGGGGTGTGCCGGTGGGTCCGGCTCCGGATCGAGCGGGTCCAGCGACACGAGCAAACTGACCGCAGACGGGTCGTCGACGGTGTACCCGATCACGAACGGTGCCGCCTCGTTGTGGAACGGGAACCCGCCCGCCTCCGACGAGGAGTACTGGGGGCCGGGCCAGTACGACATCGACACGGACCAGAACCTCGCCGACTACTTCGCGGGACTGTACGGCTTCGAGGCGACCGAGGAGCGGTCGACGCCGCCGTTCTCGGTCAGCGTCGCGCTGTCGCACTCCGGGACGGGCGTGAAGGCCGTCGAGGAGGGGCGCGTCGACATCGGCGACTCCTCGGCGCCGGTCGCCGACGAGCTGCCGGAGGCCAGCGACTCGAAGCTCGACAAGTTCGTCGACCACGTCGTCGGCGTCGACGGTCAGCCGATCGTCGTCTCGAGTGAGATCAAGGAGGCCGGCGTGACGAAGCTCACCGGCGACCAGCTGAAGGCCATCTACAAGAAGGAGATCACCAACTGGAGCGAGGTCGGTGGCCCGGACAAGGAGATCCAGGCCATCGGGCGTGCCGAGGGCTCCGGGACGGACACCGCGTTCCGGTCGAACCTCTACGGCGACCCGGACGCGCCGATCCAGCCGGACGTGCGGAAGGGCCAGAACCAGCAGGTGAAGACGCTGGTGTCGAACACGGACAACGCCATCGCCTACATCGCGCTGGCGTTCGTCGAGGAGGGTGGCGCAGTGCCGCCCATCGCACTGGAACTCGAGGGGACGACCTACGAGTACGGCAAGAACCTCGGTGCGAAGGGGTACCCGCTGTCGCGTGACCTCCACTGTTACACGTGGGAGGACACCTCGAAGAAGGAGGCCGCGTTCATCAACATGATCCTGACCGAGTTCGGCCAGGAGAACTTCGTCGCCTCGAACAACTACTTCAAGCTGCCGGAGAGCCGCCGGAAGGCGCAACGCGAGAAGCTGCCGGACCAGTCCTGA
- the pstC gene encoding phosphate ABC transporter permease subunit PstC: protein MATRTEIGRRLADADDGERAVVLQVIGGLSLLATLVLFLSNSSLTAVPLLVTLSTVVYGWGRHQATTARALTFVATVSTVLVLGLIAVFVFVESIPAATIMSDTVFGVTIPGLGMLTRTSPPYWASRQNLFSMIPMIYGTVVTTAIAVTVAAPLGVAGALFIAEIAPGWAREIVKPGVEILAGIPSIVYGFIGFVVINQYTFDVLGTSYGSLFSVGLVIGLMSLPTVVTVAEDAIDSIPDSMKSGSLAVGATDWQTMKSVTLPAAFSGIAAAVLLGVGRAIGETMAATVMLGHSQDLPEPLYDVFFNGETLTSVIASQYGNATGTQLSALYGAGVILFATVAVISVASQLIEWRMKRTLEGDG, encoded by the coding sequence ATGGCCACGAGAACTGAGATCGGGCGTCGCCTCGCCGACGCGGACGACGGCGAGCGCGCCGTCGTGTTGCAGGTGATCGGCGGCCTGTCGTTGCTGGCGACACTGGTACTGTTCCTGTCGAACTCGTCGCTGACGGCGGTGCCGCTGCTCGTCACCCTGTCGACGGTCGTGTACGGGTGGGGGCGCCACCAGGCGACCACCGCACGGGCGCTGACGTTCGTGGCGACCGTCTCGACGGTGCTCGTGTTGGGGTTGATCGCCGTGTTCGTGTTCGTCGAGTCGATCCCGGCCGCGACGATCATGAGCGACACGGTGTTCGGGGTGACCATCCCCGGACTCGGGATGTTGACCCGCACGTCGCCCCCGTACTGGGCGTCGCGACAGAACCTCTTCTCGATGATCCCGATGATCTACGGGACGGTGGTGACGACCGCCATCGCGGTCACCGTCGCCGCGCCGCTGGGTGTGGCGGGGGCGCTGTTCATCGCGGAGATCGCGCCCGGGTGGGCCCGCGAGATCGTCAAACCCGGCGTCGAGATCCTCGCCGGCATCCCGTCGATCGTCTACGGGTTCATCGGCTTCGTCGTCATCAACCAGTACACCTTCGACGTGTTGGGGACGAGCTACGGGAGCCTGTTCTCCGTCGGACTCGTGATCGGGTTGATGTCGCTCCCGACGGTGGTGACGGTCGCGGAGGACGCCATCGACTCCATCCCGGACTCGATGAAGTCCGGCTCGTTGGCCGTCGGCGCGACGGACTGGCAGACGATGAAGAGTGTCACCCTGCCGGCGGCGTTCTCGGGGATCGCGGCGGCGGTCCTGTTGGGCGTCGGCCGGGCGATCGGGGAGACGATGGCTGCGACGGTGATGTTGGGACACAGCCAAGACCTCCCGGAGCCGCTGTACGACGTGTTCTTCAACGGCGAGACGCTGACGAGTGTCATCGCGAGTCAGTACGGTAACGCTACCGGGACGCAGTTGAGCGCGCTGTACGGGGCCGGGGTGATCCTCTTCGCGACTGTCGCCGTCATCAGCGTCGCCTCGCAACTGATCGAGTGGCGGATGAAGCGGACACTGGAGGGTGACGGATGA
- the pstA gene encoding phosphate ABC transporter permease PstA — MTDDTSERGGPDTAGERAVDDTASESSGPRADGGSERERGSSSSPPRADGGTLGLDDESTRSSLVANDTTVYERVAASLVGLSIVTFSLGVTTLFRVTEVGSTRILGLGLYQLFGLAMGAAGTGIVGLGFVSRAGLADTEPDPYTGPLPMTVVSCLWLATGSVLGSSLLGLGTLGGVGFGLATAVAAFLVGLWASEDVGSTLPVGSLVAVVGLVLLAGVIDQSWVYDPETLLAQFPSQAVVPLFAMGGGLLGAWSGAKAHAGFGTRGRQQGSFLLISMNAAVMIAVLAALIGFVVLRGFAPMTEGFEIGLTTFEWPFVTNPSQGLGIQRGVFPAIVGTVWLVVGAVSFSVPLAVGAAVFLTEYAEQGPFTRGVEVATNGLWSTPSVVYGLFGLAFLVPRFNDTRSLLAGQLVLGFMLLPLCLITSREAIKSVPDEYRDASAALGVNQWQTIRSVVLPAAMPGIITGIILGVGRIAGETAPILLVASGATFPSSAPQVLSSFRFQAAPPFVTNPELLEAGSALPYQLYAIITAGVGETQAFGWGTALVLLLVVLGFYAVGIASRVYFRRKLDRDQ; from the coding sequence ATGACCGACGACACGAGCGAGCGGGGAGGACCCGACACGGCGGGCGAGCGAGCGGTGGACGACACGGCGAGTGAGTCGTCCGGCCCGCGGGCAGACGGCGGGAGCGAGAGAGAGCGCGGATCGTCCTCGTCGCCCCCCCGCGCCGACGGCGGGACGCTCGGCCTCGACGACGAGTCGACACGCTCGTCGCTCGTCGCGAACGACACGACGGTGTACGAGCGGGTCGCGGCGAGTCTCGTCGGCCTCAGCATCGTCACGTTCTCGCTGGGTGTGACGACGCTGTTCCGAGTGACCGAGGTCGGCTCGACGCGGATCCTCGGACTCGGCCTCTACCAGCTGTTCGGGCTCGCGATGGGTGCCGCCGGCACCGGGATCGTCGGGCTCGGCTTCGTCTCCCGTGCCGGGCTGGCGGACACGGAGCCGGACCCGTACACCGGGCCGCTCCCGATGACGGTAGTGAGTTGCCTCTGGCTGGCGACCGGGAGTGTGCTCGGCAGTTCGCTGCTCGGACTCGGGACGCTCGGCGGGGTCGGGTTCGGGCTGGCGACGGCCGTCGCGGCGTTCCTCGTCGGGCTGTGGGCGAGCGAGGACGTCGGGTCCACACTCCCAGTCGGCTCGCTGGTCGCGGTCGTCGGGCTGGTCCTGTTGGCCGGCGTGATCGACCAGTCGTGGGTGTACGACCCCGAGACGCTGCTCGCGCAGTTCCCGTCGCAGGCGGTCGTCCCGCTGTTCGCGATGGGCGGCGGGCTGCTCGGCGCCTGGAGCGGTGCGAAGGCCCACGCCGGGTTCGGCACTCGTGGCCGCCAGCAGGGGTCGTTCCTGTTGATCTCGATGAACGCGGCGGTGATGATCGCCGTGTTGGCCGCGCTGATCGGGTTCGTGGTCCTCCGTGGATTCGCCCCGATGACGGAGGGGTTCGAGATCGGGCTGACGACCTTCGAGTGGCCGTTCGTCACGAACCCCTCGCAGGGACTCGGGATCCAACGCGGCGTGTTCCCGGCCATCGTCGGCACCGTCTGGCTGGTGGTCGGCGCGGTGAGTTTCTCCGTCCCGCTGGCGGTCGGCGCGGCGGTGTTCCTCACCGAGTACGCCGAGCAGGGGCCGTTCACCCGCGGTGTCGAGGTGGCGACGAACGGTCTCTGGAGCACGCCGAGCGTCGTCTACGGGCTGTTCGGACTCGCCTTCCTCGTGCCGCGGTTCAACGACACGCGGTCGCTGCTCGCCGGGCAGTTGGTGCTCGGGTTCATGCTGCTGCCGCTGTGTCTCATCACGAGTCGGGAGGCGATCAAGAGCGTCCCCGACGAGTACCGGGACGCGAGTGCGGCACTCGGCGTGAACCAGTGGCAGACGATCCGCAGCGTCGTCTTGCCCGCCGCGATGCCGGGGATCATCACGGGGATCATCCTCGGCGTCGGGCGGATCGCGGGGGAGACGGCGCCGATCCTGCTGGTCGCCTCCGGGGCGACGTTCCCCTCCAGCGCGCCGCAGGTGTTGTCCTCGTTCCGGTTCCAGGCCGCGCCGCCGTTCGTCACCAACCCCGAGTTGTTGGAGGCGGGGTCGGCACTGCCGTACCAGCTGTACGCGATCATCACCGCCGGCGTCGGGGAGACGCAGGCGTTCGGCTGGGGGACCGCACTCGTCTTGCTGCTGGTCGTCCTCGGCTTCTACGCGGTCGGTATCGCCTCGCGCGTCTACTTCCGGCGGAAACTCGACAGAGACCAATAG
- the pstB gene encoding phosphate ABC transporter ATP-binding protein PstB yields the protein MTDDTTDDTAPTHSEPATDGGTTTDTPETATDGPETATDTGSTETDGVTETDSPGVSTTTGDRVTTQGESHEESRAEWTAYEFDGEAAISTTDLDVYYGDEQAIQSVSMDVPRESVTALVGPSGCGKSTFLRSLNRMNDRINSARVEGSVEVDGEEIYQDGVNLVELRKRVGMVFQHPNPFPKSIRKNISYGPRKHGDIDTGFVARLLGRDDSEKEEELVERSLRQAALYEEVKDRLDDNALGISGGQQQRLCIARCLAVDPEVILMDEPASALDPIATSKIEDLIEELAEDYTVVIVTHNMQQAARISDQTAVFLTGGELVEYDETEKIFENPESQRVEDYITGKFG from the coding sequence ATGACCGACGACACCACCGACGACACGGCGCCGACGCACAGCGAGCCCGCCACGGACGGCGGGACGACGACCGACACGCCGGAGACGGCGACAGACGGACCCGAGACGGCGACAGACACCGGGTCCACGGAGACGGACGGCGTCACCGAGACGGACAGTCCGGGCGTGAGCACGACGACGGGCGACCGCGTGACGACACAGGGCGAGAGCCACGAGGAGTCGCGCGCCGAGTGGACGGCCTACGAGTTCGACGGGGAGGCGGCCATCTCGACGACGGACTTGGACGTGTACTACGGGGACGAGCAGGCGATCCAGAGCGTCTCGATGGACGTGCCCCGGGAGAGTGTCACGGCGCTCGTCGGCCCCTCGGGGTGTGGGAAGTCGACGTTCCTCCGATCGCTCAACCGGATGAACGATCGGATCAACAGTGCCCGCGTGGAGGGCTCCGTCGAGGTGGACGGCGAGGAGATCTACCAGGACGGCGTCAACCTCGTCGAACTCCGCAAGCGGGTCGGGATGGTGTTCCAACACCCGAACCCGTTCCCGAAGTCGATCCGGAAGAACATCTCCTACGGACCACGGAAACACGGCGACATCGACACGGGATTCGTGGCCCGGCTGTTGGGTCGCGACGACTCCGAGAAGGAGGAGGAGCTCGTCGAGCGCTCGCTGCGACAGGCGGCACTGTACGAGGAGGTGAAAGACCGGTTGGACGACAACGCGCTGGGGATCTCCGGTGGGCAACAACAGCGGCTCTGTATCGCGCGGTGTCTGGCGGTCGACCCCGAGGTGATCCTGATGGACGAACCGGCCTCGGCGCTGGACCCCATCGCCACCTCGAAGATCGAGGACCTGATCGAGGAGTTGGCCGAGGACTACACGGTCGTCATCGTCACGCACAACATGCAGCAGGCGGCGCGGATCTCCGACCAGACGGCGGTGTTCCTCACCGGCGGGGAGTTGGTCGAGTACGACGAGACGGAGAAGATCTTCGAGAACCCGGAGAGCCAACGCGTCGAAGACTACATCACCGGGAAGTTCGGGTGA
- a CDS encoding shikimate kinase, with amino-acid sequence MYGTAVASGAGTVVNALATGRGAAFALDVSTRARVALDPTTTGVDGEIADAPTEDTTLIERCVERVVDGYGDGEGGRVRTDGEVPLAAGLKSSSAAANATVLATLAALDVAVGPDGSVSYADACRIGVAAARDAGVTVTGAFDDAAASMLGGLVVTDNTADELLTTAPFDYDAVVWTPPARAYSADADVAACEAVAPMAELAIRLAREGSPTEAMTVNGLAFSAALEYPTDPAVAAMPHAAGVSLSGTGPSVVAVGEGDALDPVAADWRERPGEVVRTTTTAEGARIRDRGDGDPPNGWW; translated from the coding sequence GTGTACGGAACGGCGGTAGCCAGCGGTGCGGGGACGGTCGTCAACGCGCTCGCGACGGGTCGTGGCGCCGCGTTCGCACTCGACGTGTCGACACGGGCGCGTGTCGCACTCGATCCGACGACGACGGGCGTCGACGGGGAGATCGCCGACGCGCCGACGGAAGACACCACGCTGATCGAGCGCTGTGTCGAGCGTGTCGTCGACGGGTACGGCGACGGCGAGGGTGGTCGTGTGCGGACCGACGGCGAGGTGCCGCTGGCGGCCGGTCTCAAGTCCTCCTCGGCGGCCGCGAACGCGACCGTCTTGGCGACGTTGGCCGCACTCGACGTGGCCGTCGGTCCCGACGGCAGCGTCTCGTACGCGGACGCCTGCCGGATCGGCGTCGCGGCCGCACGGGACGCCGGCGTGACGGTGACGGGCGCGTTCGACGACGCCGCGGCGAGTATGCTCGGCGGACTGGTCGTCACCGACAACACGGCCGACGAGTTGTTGACGACGGCCCCGTTCGACTACGACGCTGTGGTGTGGACGCCGCCAGCTCGTGCCTACAGTGCGGACGCGGACGTGGCGGCCTGCGAGGCGGTCGCCCCGATGGCGGAGTTGGCGATCCGACTCGCACGCGAAGGGTCGCCGACGGAGGCGATGACGGTCAACGGGCTGGCCTTCTCGGCGGCGCTAGAGTACCCGACCGACCCCGCGGTGGCGGCGATGCCCCACGCGGCCGGCGTCTCGCTGTCCGGGACCGGCCCCAGCGTCGTCGCCGTCGGCGAGGGGGACGCGCTGGACCCCGTGGCCGCCGACTGGCGCGAGCGACCGGGCGAGGTGGTGCGGACGACGACGACCGCCGAGGGCGCACGGATCCGCGACCGCGGCGACGGCGACCCGCCGAACGGGTGGTGGTGA
- a CDS encoding chorismate mutase produces the protein MTDQTDDTDETTADWGSEPGAGTDDPDPEEMTLAELREEIRSIDRELVELIARRTYVADTIADVKAAKDLPTTDESQEQAVMDRAGENAEQFEVDSNLVKAIFRLLIELNKVEQRERR, from the coding sequence ATGACCGATCAGACAGACGACACAGACGAGACGACGGCAGACTGGGGGAGCGAACCCGGGGCGGGGACCGACGACCCCGATCCCGAGGAGATGACGCTAGCGGAACTCCGCGAGGAGATCCGCTCGATCGACCGCGAACTCGTGGAGTTGATCGCACGGCGGACGTACGTCGCCGACACCATCGCGGACGTGAAGGCCGCCAAGGACCTGCCGACGACCGACGAGAGCCAAGAGCAGGCCGTGATGGACCGCGCGGGAGAGAACGCCGAGCAGTTCGAGGTGGACTCGAACCTCGTGAAGGCGATCTTCAGACTGCTGATCGAACTGAACAAGGTCGAACAACGCGAGCGGCGGTGA
- a CDS encoding carbonic anhydrase translates to MDERILAHLRGNDRHADQFESRFDDVQESQRPDMVTVACSDSRVLQDHGWGNERPGAIFTVGNVGNRVVQRTASETVVSGDVLYPLLHTGTETVAVVGHTGCGAVTATYDAVTDEPSGPPGIRHCVELLTEAIGEGVDRLPDGFDRATAVNHLVEYNVDRQVDYCLESGEVPDEVTILGLVYDFQDVYDGRRGELHVVNVDGERDPERLRTDHEAVADRVSRLWTY, encoded by the coding sequence GTGGACGAGCGCATCCTGGCCCACCTCCGGGGCAACGACCGGCACGCCGACCAGTTCGAGTCGCGGTTCGACGACGTACAGGAGAGTCAGCGACCGGACATGGTGACGGTCGCCTGTTCGGACTCCCGCGTGCTCCAGGATCACGGGTGGGGAAACGAGCGTCCGGGAGCGATCTTCACCGTCGGCAACGTCGGCAACCGCGTCGTCCAGCGCACGGCGTCGGAGACGGTCGTCTCGGGGGACGTGTTGTACCCGCTCCTCCACACCGGAACCGAGACCGTCGCCGTCGTGGGCCACACCGGCTGTGGAGCGGTGACCGCCACCTACGACGCGGTGACCGACGAGCCCTCGGGACCGCCGGGGATCCGTCACTGCGTGGAGCTGTTGACCGAGGCGATCGGTGAGGGTGTCGACCGGCTGCCGGACGGCTTCGACCGCGCCACCGCGGTTAACCACCTCGTGGAGTACAACGTCGACAGACAGGTCGACTACTGTCTCGAGAGTGGCGAGGTACCCGACGAGGTGACGATCCTGGGACTCGTCTACGACTTCCAAGACGTGTACGACGGCCGCCGCGGCGAACTCCACGTCGTGAACGTCGACGGCGAACGCGACCCGGAGCGACTCCGGACGGACCACGAGGCGGTCGCCGACCGCGTCTCGCGGCTCTGGACGTACTGA
- a CDS encoding DUF1405 domain-containing protein, giving the protein MSRDDPRWNPLPARVASFYLSTPWTLSLLLVGNGLAFLVGVRYYLDTMGAVPTFLWPLYGDSPTALALGTLVLATALPALSGDFWGTDVESEEETHAGTDEETNDPSSGSRATARHVPGPLAVVTTLAVVWLVETGLWTAVALNVPFVRPDLPFDLYVGFDDDSLWAYWGILATHVAFLVEAALIARLGRTSRRLLAGAFLAVLCNDLFDYGFLVGLPTAGHPPVRYEPTWVLAAGSVATSVVAVVVAGWLLPRGTVARD; this is encoded by the coding sequence GTGTCTCGTGACGACCCGCGGTGGAACCCGCTGCCGGCGCGCGTCGCGTCGTTCTACCTGTCGACGCCGTGGACCCTGTCGCTGTTGCTCGTCGGGAACGGGCTCGCCTTCCTCGTCGGGGTCCGCTACTACCTCGACACGATGGGTGCCGTCCCGACGTTCCTGTGGCCGCTGTACGGGGACTCGCCGACCGCACTCGCACTCGGGACGCTCGTGTTGGCGACCGCGCTCCCGGCGCTTTCTGGGGACTTCTGGGGTACGGATGTGGAGTCGGAGGAGGAGACACACGCGGGGACCGACGAGGAGACGAACGACCCGTCGAGCGGGTCGCGTGCGACGGCGCGACACGTCCCCGGCCCACTGGCGGTGGTGACGACGCTGGCCGTGGTGTGGCTCGTCGAGACGGGCCTGTGGACTGCGGTGGCGCTGAACGTCCCGTTCGTCCGGCCGGATCTCCCCTTCGACCTGTACGTCGGGTTCGACGACGACTCGCTGTGGGCCTACTGGGGGATCCTCGCGACCCACGTCGCCTTCCTCGTGGAGGCGGCGCTGATCGCTCGCCTCGGCCGGACATCGCGACGACTCCTCGCGGGGGCGTTCCTGGCGGTGCTGTGCAACGACCTCTTCGACTACGGCTTCCTCGTCGGGCTCCCGACCGCCGGCCACCCGCCGGTTCGGTACGAGCCCACGTGGGTCCTCGCCGCCGGGAGCGTCGCCACGTCCGTCGTCGCCGTCGTCGTCGCCGGGTGGTTACTGCCGCGAGGGACGGTCGCTCGTGACTGA
- a CDS encoding 8-oxo-dGTP diphosphatase has translation MTDAHAELDEYTICHPVVDGELLLIRKQRGVGAGNLVGPGGAVEAGETPRECVVREVREEVRVDPLDVRKVGEFAFHFRDRDPDDDSMFAHAFRADGIDGDPQSTPEAVPEWHPVADPPYEEMWVDDRVWLPHLLDDRRFRATFVLTDDGDAMHEYEVELGVSFDD, from the coding sequence GTGACCGACGCACACGCCGAGTTGGACGAGTACACGATCTGCCACCCGGTCGTCGACGGCGAACTGCTCCTCATCCGGAAGCAGCGCGGCGTCGGCGCCGGCAACCTCGTCGGCCCCGGCGGTGCGGTCGAAGCGGGCGAGACGCCACGCGAGTGTGTGGTCCGCGAGGTGCGCGAGGAGGTCCGCGTCGACCCGCTCGACGTCCGGAAGGTCGGCGAGTTCGCCTTCCACTTCCGCGACCGCGACCCGGACGACGACTCGATGTTCGCCCACGCGTTCCGCGCCGACGGGATCGACGGCGACCCGCAGTCGACGCCCGAGGCAGTCCCGGAGTGGCACCCGGTCGCGGACCCGCCGTACGAGGAGATGTGGGTCGACGACCGGGTGTGGCTCCCGCACCTCCTCGACGACCGGCGGTTCCGTGCGACGTTCGTGTTGACGGACGACGGCGACGCGATGCACGAGTACGAGGTGGAACTGGGTGTCTCGTTCGACGACTGA